The genomic DNA ACACATCAAGCACTTCCGAGCGCATAAATCTCATGTAAGAGGCTGTCCCTGCTAACCCTAGCGTTAATCCTGGTAAAATTAAATGTTGCAGCTTATCAAGAAATAGTTCAATGCCTGTTAATCCTGGGCTTGAAACAGAACCTTGTGAAGGTAACCAGCCCAGCTTAATAGAAAAAACGTAAATGGCAACTAAGCCGAAAAAGAAATTGGGTACAGCTAAGCCAAAAAATCCAAAGGTTGTAGCACCATAATCAAGGATAGAATACGGCTTTTTTGCTGAGTATATTCCAATCGGAATGGAAACTATAATCGTTATAAAAAGCGTGAAAATACCTAAGTAAAATGTATTTCCAATTCTTTCGCCGATCAATTCGGAAACGTCACGACCTTTAAAGATATATGATTCCCCGAAGTCCCCCTGCATTACTTTTGTTACCCAATTCCAATATTGGACGTGAATGGGGTCATTCAGTCCAAGGGCCTCTTTTTGCCTTTCAAAAACCTCAGGATCAATATTTGGATCGAAATTTTTCCCGGTAATTGGATCACCAGGAGCAGCTTGTATTAGACCAAACACGAAGATAGTTAGTACAAAGAGCATAGGGATAAAAATGAGTAATCTTCGAATTATATACTTATACACCGAAATCCCCCTCCATTCTTACAGAATAAGAAAAGAGCGCGGCGTAATACCGATCACTCTTTTCTCTATTCAACAATTGTTATTCCGTTACATGCCAGAGATGAGTATCGTTTAAGAACGAGTATGGAAGTACATCGATTCCTTGAAGACGTTTGTTATGAGCCCATAAGCTATTGGCAGCATATAGGATCACGCTTGGTAGATCTTCACCGAACTCAACTTGCCACTCACTATACTTTTGTTTACGATAATCTTGTTCAAATGCATCTGGAGGAGTAAATGCATCCTTTAACAATTGATCTGCTTCAGGATTATTCCAACGAGAATAGTTGTAACCTGCCATAGATGACCATAATCCACTTGGATCTGGATCTGTACTATCTAAGCTCCAACCAATTAAGTATAAATCCCAGTCTTGGCTG from Robertmurraya sp. FSL R5-0851 includes the following:
- a CDS encoding ABC transporter permease — encoded protein: MYKYIIRRLLIFIPMLFVLTIFVFGLIQAAPGDPITGKNFDPNIDPEVFERQKEALGLNDPIHVQYWNWVTKVMQGDFGESYIFKGRDVSELIGERIGNTFYLGIFTLFITIIVSIPIGIYSAKKPYSILDYGATTFGFFGLAVPNFFFGLVAIYVFSIKLGWLPSQGSVSSPGLTGIELFLDKLQHLILPGLTLGLAGTASYMRFMRSEVLDVLASDYIRTARAKGMTNRSVLYKHTLRNAMIPIITLLGFEVGILLSGAVITEGVFQYPGIGTLFLSSIGNRDYPVIMAINLMLGFFILLGNLLADIFYSIVDPRIRYD